One window of the Haloarcula halobia genome contains the following:
- a CDS encoding heme o synthase: MAETRRFSGLLAATAVGVYLLVIAGATSAVTDAVTACTTWPLCRGPVSLNDPALLIARGHRLTAAVVGVLALATVVAGLRAATRPRVKAALVLALGLYPVQVALGAFVATSGATGQLPGAHLAVGMGIFTAFVLALAWHLEAETGSDDEDPVRNPSPDPMPADGADDPAPSPPASLTTRERLVATASAYVRLTKPRLMWLLCLVAAAAMALAAGPQLSLRTVLLTLGGGVLAIGSSGTFNHVLERDVDKRMDRTSDRPIATHQIPVRNAMSFGVALAVASLALFWLVNPLAAALGLAAILFYSVIYTLVLKPNTVQNTVLGGAAGSLPALIGWAAVEGTIGLPGLVLAGVIFLWTPAHFYNLALAYKDDYEAGGFPMMPVVRGETVTRKHIVYYLGATLVASGVLAALTSLGALYSLTSAVLGAVFLWAVVRLHREQTEQAAFRAFHASNAYLGALLLAVVVDALVL, from the coding sequence ATGGCAGAGACCCGGCGGTTCTCCGGACTGCTGGCGGCCACCGCTGTCGGCGTCTACCTCCTGGTCATCGCCGGCGCGACGAGCGCGGTCACCGACGCCGTGACCGCCTGTACGACCTGGCCGCTGTGTCGAGGTCCCGTGAGCCTGAACGACCCGGCACTGCTGATCGCCCGCGGCCACCGACTGACGGCGGCCGTCGTGGGCGTCCTCGCACTCGCGACGGTCGTGGCCGGGCTCAGAGCCGCGACCCGGCCACGGGTGAAAGCCGCACTGGTGCTCGCGCTCGGCCTCTATCCCGTGCAGGTGGCCCTCGGTGCGTTCGTCGCCACGTCCGGAGCCACCGGCCAGCTCCCCGGCGCACACCTCGCCGTCGGGATGGGAATCTTCACCGCGTTCGTCCTGGCGCTGGCCTGGCACCTGGAGGCCGAGACAGGGAGCGACGACGAGGACCCCGTGCGGAACCCCTCGCCGGACCCGATGCCGGCCGACGGCGCCGACGACCCGGCCCCGTCGCCGCCGGCGTCGTTGACCACGCGCGAACGCCTCGTCGCCACGGCGTCGGCGTACGTCCGGCTGACAAAGCCGCGGCTGATGTGGCTGCTGTGTCTGGTCGCCGCCGCCGCGATGGCGCTGGCCGCCGGCCCGCAGCTGTCGCTCAGGACGGTGCTTTTGACCCTGGGCGGCGGGGTCCTGGCCATCGGCTCGTCGGGCACGTTCAACCACGTGCTGGAGCGTGACGTCGACAAGCGCATGGACCGGACCTCCGACCGGCCCATCGCGACCCACCAGATACCGGTCCGAAACGCGATGTCCTTCGGCGTCGCGCTGGCGGTCGCCTCGCTCGCGCTGTTCTGGCTGGTCAACCCACTGGCGGCCGCGCTCGGGCTGGCGGCCATCCTGTTCTACAGCGTCATCTACACGCTGGTGCTGAAGCCCAACACCGTCCAGAACACGGTACTTGGCGGTGCGGCGGGGTCGCTCCCGGCGCTCATCGGGTGGGCCGCCGTCGAGGGGACGATCGGACTGCCGGGCCTGGTGCTCGCCGGCGTCATCTTCCTGTGGACGCCCGCACACTTCTACAACCTCGCGCTGGCGTACAAGGACGACTACGAGGCCGGTGGCTTCCCGATGATGCCCGTCGTCCGCGGCGAGACGGTCACCCGGAAACACATCGTCTACTACCTCGGGGCGACGCTGGTCGCCTCCGGCGTGCTGGCGGCGCTGACGTCGCTGGGCGCGCTGTACTCGCTGACCTCGGCGGTGCTGGGCGCGGTGTTCCTGTGGGCGGTCGTCCGCCTCCACCGCGAGCAGACCGAGCAGGCGGCCTTCCGGGCGTTCCACGCCTCAAACGCGTACTTGGGGGCGCTGCTGCTGGCCGTCGTCGTCGACGCACTCGTCCTATGA